A region from the Hydra vulgaris chromosome 10, alternate assembly HydraT2T_AEP genome encodes:
- the LOC101235614 gene encoding alpha-(1,6)-fucosyltransferase isoform X2, producing the protein MSFITNQRYAMPFKVKIFVHISANSLINNTVPHHNFNTLKEIHELIWQQIHALQEEGDGEEKKILLCRNVENYAGFGSNVHRYGVCMQVAYGLGRIFFIHQEQYSHFDGVFQWVKPESLKCGYLKQKILLNKSNSCNAQDPSCYHTNGYDLNNNHKVIEFNTLAKSVPYPRHIPGTLPEKLKKSLLSLGVKSPWVWFTSQFLAYLLLRPNLTFNETLSALKKNISFTPPIVGFHIRHGDKLTSREAHYINESEFVKVAREYFYENNITYKRIYIATDDIPAIDVVKKYAPEFQTKCSPQNYLLNGLGSYFQKNFSKEIIESTLVDLYLLTNTEYHVCDISSNLCRLVHALKQGRPPFKQDNILKSVNKEAQFYYQWWGFIYPSSLWISTKKNTESEYKSKDGKVFKLLKYRNDLFRKLEMNEQSSFDFVFARKLTNVTSEVTGYVNKKDLMEWPGTPIYYFFP; encoded by the coding sequence atgagCTTTATAACAAATCAAAGATATGCAATgccatttaaagtaaaaatctttGTCCATATATCAGCAAATTCACTAATTAATAACACCGTTCCTCATCACAATTTTAACACTCTAAAAGAAATACACGAGCTTATCTGGCAACAAATTCATGCTCTGCAAGAAGAAGGCGAtggtgaagaaaaaaaaatattgctatgtAGGAATGTTGAAAATTATGCTGGTTTTGGCTCCAACGTACACCGATATGGAGTTTGCATGCAAGTAGCATATGGTTTAGGAAGAATCTTTTTCATCCACCAAGAACAGTATAGCCACTTTGACGGGGTCTTCCAATGGGTTAAACCAGAATCGTTAAAATGCggttatttgaaacaaaaaatccttttaaataaatcaaattctTGCAATGCACAAGATCCCTCATGCTATCATACCAATGGTTATGATTTAAACAACAATcataaagttattgaatttaaCACATTAGCAAAAAGTGTACCTTATCCAAGGCACATACCTGGAACGTTacctgaaaaactaaaaaaatctttgttatcTCTTGGTGTTAAAAGTCCTTGGGTATGGTTTACATCGCAGTTTCTTGCATATCTTCTGTTAAGGCCAAACTTGACTTTTAACGAAACTTTatctgctttaaaaaaaaatatcagttttacTCCACCAATTGTTGGTTTTCATATTCGTCACGGGGATAAGTTAACTAGTCGCGAGGCACATTATATTAATGAAAGTGAATTTGTAAAAGTTGCaagagaatatttttatgaaaacaacaTCACTTACAAACGCATTTATATAGCAACAGATGATATCCCAGCAATCGACGTGGTTAAAAAATATGCTCCAGaatttcaaacaaaatgttcacctcaaaattatttgttaaatggTTTAGgatcttattttcaaaaaaatttttcaaaagaaataatagaAAGTACTTTGGTTGATTTATACTTACTCACTAACACCGAATACCATGTATGCGACATATCATCAAATTTATGCAGGTTAGTTCACGCACTAAAGCAAGGGAGGCCTCCATTTAAGCAAGATAACATACTTAAATCAGTGAATAAAGAAGCTCAGTTTTACTACCAGTGGTGGGGTTTTATATACCCGTCTTCATTATGGATTAGTACCAAAAAGAATACAGAGTCAGAATATAAAAGTAAAGATGGcaaggtttttaaattattaaaatacagaAATGATTTGTTTAGAAAATTAGAAATGAATGAACAATCTTCTTTTGATTTTGTGTTTGCTCGAAAACTTACCAACGTAACAAGTGAGGTGACTggatatgtaaataaaaaagatcttaTGGAATGGCCAGGGACAccaatttattacttttttccgTAA
- the LOC136085781 gene encoding uncharacterized protein LOC136085781, giving the protein MQTPRKYGKWKVENLKKAVEAIKQGEISLNEAAYEFCIPKATLSRHINEKNKVAVANVKFHGRLTTLPNEIETELADHCLLLESMYFGLRIDDLRRLAFDIAEANNITHNFNKQTRMAGKKWYYAFMQRHPQLSLRGPESTSIARAQGFNKERVQSFFNLLSKLYMEEKLTPDRLYNMDETSLSTVQNGQIKIISARGKKRVGIMTSSERGNSVTAVVCVSAAGFYVPPMLIYKRKRMKPEITNGAPPGTVFSTQEKGWMSNEGFLDWLNHFIKVVKPLKQSKVLLILDGHVTHSKNLAAIYLARNAGVRMVSLPPHTTHRLQPLDVAFFGPLGTYYDEAMRKWMRSHISQPVTTWQVAELFGDAYSQAASLRVAMKGFQASGLWPLDINVFTDSDFTVSSFTDVGPSNNLQSSESIDWMTKLSTDKSSEKKLKCHVSVSTLSLLPVVSLEVKNKKRRSRTTQAADLTSSPYRRALEITPRNQKHTLNQIAIKQIKKSTKKKLTLNPITAKLLQKPQ; this is encoded by the coding sequence atgCAAACACCACGAAAATATGGAAAATGGAAAgtagaaaacttgaaaaaggCTGTTGAAGCAATAAAACAAGGAGAAATCAGCTTAAATGAAGCCGCTTATGAATTTTGTATTCCAAAAGCAACTTTGTCAAGgcatataaatgaaaaaaacaaagttgctGTTGCAAATGTGAAATTTCATGGTCGACTTACCACCTTACCTAATGAAATTGAAACAGAACTAGCTGATCACTGTTTATTATTAGAATCGATGTACTTTGGATTAAGGATTGATGATCTTCGTCGTCTAGCATTTGATATTGCGGAAGCTAACAACATCACacataattttaacaaacaaacacgAATGGCAGGGAAAAAGTGGTATTATGCATTTATGCAAAGGCACCCACAACTGTCGCTTCGTGGGCCTGAATCAACATCAATTGCACGTGCACAAGGTTTTAATAAAGAGCGAGTGCaatctttctttaatttactttcaaaGTTATACATGGAAGAAAAGTTAACTCCAGACAGACTTTATAATATGGATGAAACTAGTTTATCAACAGTACAAAATGGtcagataaaaattattagtgcAAGGGGCAAAAAACGAGTTGGAATTATGACTAGTAGTGAACGAGGAAATTCAGTAACAGCTGTAGTTTGTGTATCTGCAGCAGGATTTTATGTTCCAccaatgttaatatataaacgCAAAAGAATGAAGCCAGAAATAACAAATGGTGCACCTCCAGGAACTGTATTTAGTACTCAAGAGAAAGGATGGATGTCAAATGAAGGTTTTTTAGATTGGCTCAATCATTTCATTAAAGTTGTTAAACctttaaaacaatcaaaagttTTGTTGATACTTGATGGTCATGTTacacattcaaaaaatttggcAGCGATATATCTAGCACGAAATGCTGGAGTGCGTATGGTATCACTACCTCCCCATACTACACACAGACTGCAACCATTAGACGTTGCGTTCTTTGGACCACTTGGTACATACTATGATGAAGCTATGCGAAAATGGATGCGGTCACATATATCACAACCAGTAACAACTTGGCAAGTTGCAGAATTATTTGGTGACGCATATAGTCAGGCAGCATCATTAAGAGTTGCTATGAAAGGATTTCAGGCTAGTGGGTTGTGGCCTTTGGACATAAATGTATTCACTGATTCTGATTTTACAGTCTCTTCATTTACTGATGTTGGTCCTTCAAACAATCTTCAGTCATCTGAAAGTATAGATTGGATGACAAAACTATCTACAGATAaatcaagtgaaaaaaaattaaaatgtcatgTTTCAGTTTCAACTTTGTCTCTTTTGCCAGTGGTTTCACTtgaagtaaaaaacaaaaaaagaagatcACGAACAACTCAGGCGGCTGATCTTACAAGCTCCCCATATAGACGTGCTCTAGAAATTACACCAAGAAATCAAAAGCACACACTAAATCAAATAGctatcaaacaaattaaaaaatctacaaaaaaaaagctcaCACTAAATCCAATAACTGCCAAACTATTGCAAAAACCACAGTAA